One stretch of Saccharomonospora xinjiangensis XJ-54 DNA includes these proteins:
- a CDS encoding PP2C family protein-serine/threonine phosphatase, whose protein sequence is MTATWFTALSDVIDRAHLAGGEDLATIVDDAVAGLGMAARPYLVDLPQRHLRSLDGGDPVPIGSTVAGRAFRLVEILPVKDRRTGRPALWVPMLDGAHRLGVLYLVLPEDADADDPGLHQCCWALGGALGQTVMSKLAQSDTLNRLRRPRPLSASAELLWQLLPPQTFATPDMTVSAVVEYYDEAGGDGFDYDSSGGVGYVAAFDATGHDLQAGLVCSTALAATRHARRLGCDLSEIATRADEVVRANTSHSRFSTAVLMQLDFATGVLTYINAGHPPPVLLRSGRMAKELVHGRRLPLGLQHLDTGNPAPPPASERLQRGDRLLLYTDGVTEARNTRGEHFGLARLVDTVERHNAAGLPAPETLRRVTHAVLDHQEGRLSDDATLLLMEWPTPAHPRLLPAAQARAPH, encoded by the coding sequence GTGACCGCGACGTGGTTCACCGCGCTCAGCGACGTGATCGACCGTGCTCACCTCGCAGGAGGCGAGGACCTGGCGACGATCGTCGATGACGCCGTCGCGGGCCTTGGCATGGCCGCCCGGCCCTATCTCGTCGATCTTCCCCAGCGGCACCTGCGTTCCCTGGACGGTGGTGACCCCGTCCCGATCGGCTCGACCGTCGCGGGCCGCGCGTTCCGGCTCGTCGAGATCCTGCCCGTGAAAGACCGGCGCACCGGCCGTCCCGCGTTGTGGGTGCCGATGCTCGACGGCGCCCACCGTCTCGGGGTGCTCTACCTCGTGCTGCCGGAGGACGCCGACGCCGACGATCCTGGCCTGCACCAATGCTGCTGGGCACTCGGCGGCGCACTCGGTCAGACGGTGATGTCCAAGCTCGCGCAGAGCGACACCCTGAACCGGCTGCGCAGGCCGAGGCCGCTGTCGGCGTCCGCCGAGCTGCTGTGGCAGCTGTTGCCTCCGCAGACCTTCGCGACCCCGGACATGACGGTCAGCGCCGTGGTGGAATATTACGACGAGGCCGGTGGCGACGGCTTCGACTACGACTCCAGCGGAGGCGTCGGCTACGTCGCCGCCTTCGACGCCACCGGACACGACCTCCAAGCGGGTCTGGTGTGCTCGACGGCGCTGGCCGCGACCCGCCACGCGCGCCGCTTGGGCTGCGATCTCAGCGAGATCGCCACCCGCGCCGACGAAGTCGTCCGCGCCAACACATCACACAGCCGGTTCTCCACGGCCGTGCTCATGCAACTCGACTTCGCGACCGGTGTGCTGACCTACATCAACGCCGGGCATCCGCCGCCGGTGCTGCTGCGCAGCGGCCGCATGGCGAAGGAACTCGTCCACGGGCGGCGTCTTCCGCTGGGCCTTCAGCACCTCGACACCGGCAATCCCGCCCCACCGCCTGCCTCCGAACGCCTGCAACGCGGCGACCGCCTGCTGCTGTACACCGACGGGGTGACCGAGGCCAGGAACACGCGAGGTGAGCATTTCGGCCTCGCCCGCCTTGTGGACACCGTGGAGCGCCACAACGCCGCGGGGTTGCCCGCTCCGGAGACGTTACGCAGGGTCACCCATGCCGTGCTCGACCACCAGGAAGGCAGGCTCTCCGACGACGCGACACTGCTGTTGATGGAGTGGCCGACCCCGGCCCATCCCCGGCTGCTTCCCGCCGCTCAGGCCAGGGCCCCCCACTGA
- the rraA gene encoding ribonuclease E activity regulator RraA, which translates to MTDATTPVTPVTPLPTADLVDEHGDRLSVCDTQFRQFGGRRSFCGRVRTISCHEDNGLVRELLRTPGEGCVLVVDGGGSLHTALTGDLIAASAVENGWSGLVINGAVRDSAALATMPIGIKALGTNPRKSAKASRGAIDVPVGFGGVTFVPGDVLHADDDGVVLLPRD; encoded by the coding sequence GTGACCGATGCGACCACGCCGGTGACACCGGTGACACCACTGCCCACCGCCGACCTCGTCGATGAGCACGGAGACCGGCTCTCGGTGTGCGACACCCAGTTCCGGCAGTTCGGAGGGCGCCGCTCCTTCTGCGGGCGCGTCCGCACGATCTCCTGCCACGAGGACAACGGCCTGGTGCGGGAGCTGCTGCGCACTCCGGGGGAAGGCTGCGTGCTGGTGGTGGACGGCGGGGGGTCGTTGCACACCGCGCTCACCGGCGACCTCATCGCCGCCTCCGCGGTCGAGAACGGCTGGTCGGGTCTCGTCATCAACGGCGCCGTGCGCGACAGCGCCGCGCTCGCCACGATGCCGATCGGCATCAAGGCACTCGGCACCAACCCGCGCAAGAGCGCGAAGGCGAGCCGGGGAGCGATCGACGTGCCCGTGGGGTTCGGCGGGGTCACGTTCGTGCCCGGTGACGTGCTCCACGCCGACGACGACGGAGTCGTGCTGCTGCCGCGCGACTGA